Proteins encoded in a region of the Candidatus Nitrosomarinus catalina genome:
- a CDS encoding ribosomal L7Ae/L30e/S12e/Gadd45 family protein, with amino-acid sequence MSKILEKSLKDARKENRLTMGSKEVLNSVNNSKLIVLSQSVDKKMLEKIESDAKKQKVPLVNFQGTSVALGRLCGLQFRISTISFTSIDEANIKSILNDTKTEEKND; translated from the coding sequence ATGAGTAAAATACTTGAGAAATCATTGAAGGATGCCCGCAAAGAGAATAGATTGACAATGGGTAGCAAAGAAGTTTTGAACTCTGTAAATAATTCCAAGTTAATTGTATTATCTCAATCTGTAGACAAAAAAATGCTTGAGAAAATTGAATCTGATGCAAAAAAACAAAAAGTCCCCCTCGTAAACTTTCAAGGAACTTCAGTTGCACTGGGTAGATTGTGCGGCTTACAATTTAGAATTTCAACAATTTCATTTACATCAATTGACGAGGCAAATATCAAATCAATTTTAAACGATACAAAAACTGAGGAAAAAAATGACTAA
- a CDS encoding NusA-like transcription termination signal-binding factor — protein MAQSIKLSTDQMRMMSLFQNVTGAVARDCIEDEKQNRVIFVVNTGKMGLAIGKGGMHIKSLQNMVKRNVELVEFDEDPAKFLTNLLNNKLISEVKLNTRADGTKQAIVMVDPRKKGIVVGREGRNAEKARLLAKRYFDIGSVLINSPERATMEL, from the coding sequence ATGGCACAATCAATTAAACTTTCAACAGATCAAATGCGAATGATGTCGCTATTTCAAAATGTAACTGGTGCTGTTGCAAGAGATTGTATTGAAGATGAAAAACAAAATAGAGTAATTTTTGTAGTAAACACTGGAAAAATGGGGTTAGCCATTGGTAAAGGTGGAATGCATATCAAATCCTTACAAAATATGGTTAAACGAAATGTTGAACTAGTTGAATTTGATGAGGATCCTGCAAAATTCTTAACTAATTTATTGAATAATAAACTAATTTCTGAAGTAAAATTAAATACACGTGCAGATGGGACAAAACAGGCAATTGTTATGGTAGACCCAAGAAAAAAAGGAATTGTAGTTGGTAGAGAAGGTAGAAATGCTGAGAAAGCAAGATTATTAGCTAAACGATATTTTGATATTGGAAGTGTATTGATTAACAGTCCTGAAAGGGCAACAATGGAGTTATAG
- the leuS gene encoding leucine--tRNA ligase, with translation MEINWNQIETKWRAKWDESKDFETNPNEKPKKFITVAYPYPNSPQHIGHGRTYTLADVHARFYRMQGFNVLFPMGFHYTGTPVLGMAKRIQSQEKEILDGLRNIYHVPEEDIKTFVEPIKIADYFHEEIKAGMIEMGYSIDWRREFTTIVPGYQKFIEWQITTLKENGKIIQGSHPVGWCPRDQNPVSQHDTMGDVEPKIDDKNHLVKFKFGEYIFPVTTLRPETIFGITNLWVNPNTIYKKIKADDEKWIVSEECAKKIEFFGKEITIEGDIAGTEIIGKSATALHNNQEIPILEAEFVEPAIGTGLVMSVPAHAPKDYQALMDLKAKNHELASKIEPIPIISTEGYGEIPAKEICEKMGVSDQSDQKLEEATNELYLKEFTDGKLNDKCGDFQNEKVQFGRNKVRDWLMENKHLEKFPVLENAPVKCRCGTECVVKVLNNQWFLNYGDEEWKETARNCFDEMNILPNKITTEFKEVIDWLHERACARQQGLGTNLPWDKDWIVESLSDSVIYMAYYTMSRFVNDGTLKPENLTKEFFDFILLDKGDMLLAVSTSKLSEEVISMVKNEFQYFYPVDSRHSGRDLVQNHLSFFVLNHVAIFEKKLWPQEIVVNGSVMMDGAKMSKSMGNIIPLRTAIKDHGADPIRLAIISSAELLQDADFNMDSVTGIQSKLESLLEECSSLKASDVGDLEAEDKWILSKTQGMIAQVTEAVEKMRLREGLHDILFSFESDLSWYSKRVEAKGRDNVSGILHKINSARVAMLSPFAPHIAEEMWEKLGYTELVSKSAWPKFSKENVDATSIQSEELLKSTIDDIANILKVTKITPQKIVIYVNSDEFKSKVYRKILGIMVGGQNNMGVVMKELIADPQTTDAKKMPDFIQKVIKDLHSESEEIKSTKLESEEFDEKQFFSAELSSIGKKEFGVDIQVFGATDDDIYDPKGKARHARPFKPAILIE, from the coding sequence ATGGAAATTAACTGGAACCAAATTGAAACCAAATGGAGAGCCAAATGGGATGAGTCAAAAGACTTTGAAACAAATCCAAATGAGAAACCAAAAAAATTCATAACAGTTGCATATCCATATCCAAACTCACCACAACACATTGGACATGGAAGAACTTACACATTAGCTGATGTTCATGCAAGATTTTATCGAATGCAAGGATTCAACGTATTATTCCCAATGGGATTTCACTATACTGGCACTCCAGTTTTAGGGATGGCAAAAAGAATCCAATCTCAAGAAAAAGAAATTCTTGATGGACTACGAAACATCTATCATGTTCCAGAAGAAGATATCAAAACATTTGTTGAACCAATAAAGATTGCAGATTATTTCCATGAAGAAATTAAAGCTGGAATGATTGAGATGGGTTATTCCATTGATTGGAGAAGAGAATTTACTACAATTGTTCCAGGATATCAGAAATTTATCGAATGGCAAATTACAACACTAAAAGAAAATGGCAAAATCATTCAAGGTTCACATCCAGTGGGGTGGTGTCCACGTGATCAAAACCCAGTATCACAACACGATACAATGGGAGATGTTGAACCAAAAATCGATGACAAAAACCATCTAGTCAAATTCAAATTTGGCGAATACATATTTCCAGTAACAACACTTCGTCCTGAAACAATTTTTGGAATTACTAACCTTTGGGTTAATCCAAATACTATTTACAAAAAAATTAAAGCTGATGATGAAAAATGGATTGTATCAGAAGAATGTGCAAAGAAAATAGAATTCTTTGGAAAAGAAATTACAATTGAAGGAGACATTGCAGGAACTGAAATTATTGGAAAATCTGCTACAGCACTACATAACAATCAAGAGATTCCAATTTTAGAAGCAGAATTTGTAGAGCCTGCAATTGGAACAGGCCTAGTAATGTCAGTTCCAGCTCACGCACCAAAAGACTACCAGGCATTAATGGACCTCAAGGCTAAAAATCATGAATTAGCCTCAAAAATTGAGCCTATTCCAATCATATCAACTGAAGGGTATGGAGAGATTCCTGCAAAAGAGATTTGTGAAAAGATGGGAGTATCAGACCAATCTGACCAAAAATTAGAAGAGGCAACAAATGAGTTATACCTCAAAGAATTCACAGATGGAAAACTAAACGACAAATGTGGTGATTTCCAAAATGAGAAAGTTCAGTTTGGACGAAACAAAGTCAGAGACTGGTTAATGGAAAACAAACATCTAGAAAAATTCCCAGTGCTTGAAAATGCTCCTGTAAAATGTCGTTGTGGAACTGAATGTGTTGTTAAAGTATTGAACAATCAATGGTTTTTGAATTATGGAGATGAAGAATGGAAAGAAACTGCAAGAAATTGTTTTGATGAGATGAATATCTTACCAAATAAAATTACAACAGAATTCAAAGAAGTAATTGATTGGTTACATGAAAGGGCATGTGCAAGACAACAAGGATTGGGAACTAATCTACCATGGGATAAAGATTGGATTGTTGAGAGTTTATCTGATAGTGTAATTTACATGGCATACTATACAATGTCAAGATTTGTAAATGATGGAACACTAAAACCTGAAAATCTTACAAAAGAATTCTTTGATTTTATTTTACTTGATAAAGGAGACATGTTACTAGCTGTTAGTACATCAAAATTATCTGAAGAAGTAATTAGTATGGTCAAAAATGAATTCCAATACTTTTATCCAGTTGACTCTAGACATTCAGGACGAGATCTTGTACAAAATCACTTGTCATTTTTTGTCTTAAATCACGTTGCAATATTTGAGAAAAAATTATGGCCACAAGAAATTGTTGTCAATGGTTCAGTAATGATGGATGGCGCAAAAATGAGTAAGAGTATGGGAAATATTATTCCACTTCGAACTGCAATCAAAGACCACGGAGCAGACCCAATTAGATTAGCAATTATCTCATCAGCAGAACTACTTCAGGATGCTGATTTCAATATGGACAGTGTAACAGGCATTCAAAGTAAGCTAGAATCACTTCTAGAGGAATGCAGCAGCCTCAAAGCATCAGATGTAGGTGATTTGGAGGCTGAAGATAAGTGGATTTTATCCAAAACTCAAGGCATGATTGCCCAAGTTACAGAAGCTGTAGAGAAAATGAGGCTACGAGAAGGACTCCATGACATACTATTTTCATTTGAATCTGATTTGAGCTGGTATTCAAAGAGAGTTGAGGCCAAAGGAAGGGACAATGTTTCAGGTATATTACACAAAATCAATTCAGCAAGAGTTGCAATGCTGTCTCCATTTGCACCGCATATAGCTGAAGAGATGTGGGAAAAATTAGGATATACAGAGCTTGTATCAAAATCAGCATGGCCTAAATTTTCAAAAGAAAATGTAGATGCTACATCAATTCAATCCGAAGAATTACTAAAATCAACAATAGATGATATTGCAAATATCCTAAAAGTTACAAAAATCACTCCACAAAAAATTGTAATTTATGTAAACTCTGACGAATTCAAATCTAAAGTTTATAGAAAAATTTTAGGAATTATGGTAGGAGGTCAAAACAATATGGGAGTAGTAATGAAAGAATTGATTGCAGATCCTCAAACAACAGATGCTAAAAAGATGCCAGACTTTATCCAAAAAGTAATCAAAGACTTGCATTCAGAGTCTGAAGAAATCAAATCAACAAAATTAGAATCTGAAGAATTTGATGAAAAGCAATTCTTTTCTGCAGAACTATCAAGTATTGGTAAAAAAGAATTTGGAGTAGACATTCAAGTGTTTGGAGCAACTGATGATGACATCTATGATCCAAAAGGAAAAGCTAGACATGCAAGACCATTCAAACCAGCAATCTTAATTGAATAA
- a CDS encoding NAD(P)/FAD-dependent oxidoreductase yields the protein MKIAVMGMGVAGSYLMARLKDSEHDVTGYELKSEETHDSICAWGTIKPVLTEFCKKTGRNFDDFLIHDGKSMHVKMNDNVKFDIGLHGMCTYDKLALIKDFIKDSKIIYGNPPKKEELEKEYDMIVDCTGFHRVYLPKMKEDFFLPTYEYKVEYENGVPYDDFYIEPFPGMSGYFWYFPLGEKWAHIGAGDYNKNHIKATDAFLKKHGGKVLKTKGRPIRLATPDRCKPYYSGKVVGVGESIGTVYALLGEGIIPSMQCVDIFIENMHDFAAYEKAIEKHYKVYAKVFNFVRAKIHKDFNFLKALPDFLAIFRYMKKNEDRFGMDIRIADLLKVAKA from the coding sequence TTGAAAATAGCAGTTATGGGAATGGGTGTAGCTGGATCATATCTAATGGCCAGACTAAAAGATTCTGAACATGATGTTACAGGATATGAATTAAAATCTGAAGAGACACATGACTCAATTTGTGCATGGGGAACAATCAAACCAGTTCTAACAGAATTTTGTAAAAAGACTGGAAGAAATTTTGATGACTTTTTGATTCATGACGGAAAAAGTATGCATGTCAAAATGAATGACAATGTGAAATTTGATATCGGATTACACGGAATGTGTACATATGACAAATTAGCTTTAATCAAAGATTTCATTAAAGATTCAAAAATAATTTACGGCAATCCACCAAAAAAAGAAGAACTTGAAAAAGAATACGACATGATAGTTGATTGTACTGGATTCCACAGAGTATACTTGCCAAAGATGAAAGAAGATTTCTTTTTACCAACTTATGAATACAAAGTAGAATATGAAAACGGAGTTCCATATGACGACTTTTACATTGAGCCATTTCCAGGAATGTCTGGATACTTTTGGTATTTCCCACTAGGTGAAAAATGGGCACATATTGGAGCAGGAGATTATAACAAAAATCACATTAAAGCAACAGATGCATTTCTTAAAAAACACGGCGGTAAGGTTCTAAAAACTAAAGGTCGTCCAATCAGACTTGCAACACCAGATAGATGTAAGCCATATTATTCTGGAAAAGTTGTAGGTGTTGGCGAATCAATTGGTACAGTTTATGCACTACTTGGAGAAGGAATTATTCCATCAATGCAATGTGTGGATATTTTCATTGAAAATATGCATGACTTTGCAGCATATGAAAAAGCAATTGAAAAACATTACAAAGTGTATGCTAAAGTTTTCAATTTTGTTAGAGCAAAAATTCACAAAGACTTTAACTTTTTGAAAGCATTGCCTGACTTTTTAGCAATCTTCCGGTACATGAAAAAGAATGAAGATAGATTTGGAATGGATATCAGAATTGCAGATTTGTTAAAAGTTGCTAAAGCCTAA
- a CDS encoding 30S ribosomal protein S12 has protein sequence MRKSPLGLFAGRVLTTKKKKQRWAISTYKRRKLGIDKKSDPLGGAPQGRGIVLEKVGIAAKQPNSAIRKCVRVQLIRNGKSVTAFLPRDGAMNFIDEHDEVTIEGMGATQGGAMGDIPGVRFKVSKVNGTSLHELVIGKKEKPRR, from the coding sequence ATGAGAAAATCACCACTAGGATTATTTGCAGGTAGAGTACTAACTACTAAAAAGAAAAAACAACGCTGGGCAATTTCTACATACAAAAGAAGAAAACTTGGTATTGATAAAAAATCAGATCCTCTTGGTGGTGCACCACAAGGACGTGGAATTGTTTTAGAGAAAGTTGGTATTGCAGCAAAACAACCAAACTCTGCTATCAGAAAATGTGTTAGAGTTCAATTAATTAGAAATGGTAAATCCGTTACAGCCTTTTTGCCAAGAGACGGTGCAATGAATTTCATTGATGAACACGATGAAGTAACAATTGAAGGAATGGGTGCAACACAAGGTGGTGCAATGGGAGATATTCCTGGTGTTAGATTCAAAGTTTCTAAAGTTAACGGTACATCATTACATGAATTAGTTATTGGAAAGAAGGAGAAACCAAGGAGATAG
- a CDS encoding YkgJ family cysteine cluster protein, with protein sequence MSQKEIQESLDLLEKDWDFDPILRKFVLGQITDVSDYAIKVKDVVFHVPFLNSEKKYILWKCFWPDCHNCCDRQGRLPLTSDDLITIGKGLKYKNTAEFIKNETLTVTYDEPGPSGQMTTMTTINLKRKTDETPEEDGTHISCRFLDDKGGCSMHPDRPGVCYLYPFASWLENEGGKARVHATYQFTGDCPGFYLADNLDQMKEELQAYSTTIYDYNMASNRTNREGFSSVSFS encoded by the coding sequence TTGTCTCAAAAAGAAATTCAAGAATCATTAGATTTGTTAGAAAAGGATTGGGATTTTGATCCTATCTTAAGGAAATTCGTACTAGGTCAAATTACTGATGTATCTGATTATGCAATCAAAGTCAAAGATGTAGTTTTTCACGTTCCATTTCTTAATTCAGAAAAAAAATACATCTTATGGAAATGCTTTTGGCCTGATTGTCATAATTGTTGTGATAGACAAGGCAGATTGCCATTAACTTCTGATGATCTAATTACAATTGGCAAAGGTCTCAAATACAAAAATACTGCAGAATTTATCAAAAATGAAACATTAACTGTAACTTACGATGAACCAGGACCATCAGGTCAAATGACTACAATGACTACAATTAATCTAAAGAGAAAAACAGATGAGACTCCTGAAGAAGATGGAACTCACATTTCATGTAGATTTTTAGATGATAAGGGGGGTTGTAGTATGCATCCTGACAGACCTGGAGTTTGTTATCTTTACCCATTTGCTAGTTGGCTAGAAAATGAAGGTGGCAAAGCACGTGTTCATGCAACTTATCAATTTACAGGAGACTGTCCAGGATTTTACCTTGCAGATAATTTGGATCAAATGAAAGAGGAACTACAAGCATATTCAACAACAATCTATGATTACAACATGGCAAGTAATAGGACAAACCGAGAAGGATTTAGTTCTGTTAGTTTCTCTTAG
- a CDS encoding LSM domain-containing protein: MADEISTAMTACQGKSVLLRLRNNKTVQGNLIDFDIHMNLTLDKAEDITEEKHLSLGKVLLRGDNILAISLPTDKS, from the coding sequence ATGGCTGATGAAATTTCTACTGCAATGACTGCTTGTCAAGGAAAAAGTGTTTTACTTCGTTTAAGAAATAACAAAACTGTTCAAGGAAACTTGATAGACTTTGATATTCATATGAATTTAACATTGGACAAAGCTGAAGACATTACTGAAGAAAAACATTTGAGTCTTGGAAAAGTTTTGTTGCGCGGAGATAATATTTTGGCTATCTCTTTACCTACCGATAAATCCTAA
- a CDS encoding 30S ribosomal protein S7, whose product MAETKNMLLFRKWDLSNIEVVDPGLKTAICLRKQILPYTFGRSALKRFNKGEVNIVERLINKSMHFGKKYAKNTGRMTGKKAKLINTVRTAFEIIELKTGQNPVQVLVKAVEFSAPTEDTTRIVYGGTTYHVSVDVAPIRRVDMALKFIADSVKEATFSNPKPIEEHLAEQLILAANNDSNSPSVKKKHELERIAQASR is encoded by the coding sequence ATGGCTGAAACAAAAAATATGTTACTATTTAGAAAATGGGATTTATCAAACATTGAAGTTGTAGATCCTGGATTAAAAACTGCTATTTGTTTAAGAAAACAAATTTTGCCTTATACTTTTGGCCGTTCTGCATTAAAGAGATTCAATAAAGGTGAAGTCAACATTGTTGAGAGATTAATTAACAAATCAATGCACTTTGGAAAAAAATATGCAAAAAATACTGGTAGAATGACTGGCAAAAAAGCTAAATTAATCAACACTGTGCGAACTGCTTTTGAAATTATTGAATTAAAGACTGGACAAAACCCTGTTCAAGTTTTAGTTAAAGCAGTTGAGTTTTCTGCTCCAACTGAGGATACTACTAGAATTGTTTATGGTGGAACCACATACCATGTATCTGTAGATGTTGCTCCAATCAGAAGAGTTGACATGGCTTTGAAATTTATTGCTGATTCAGTTAAAGAAGCAACATTTTCTAATCCTAAACCTATTGAAGAACATTTAGCTGAACAATTAATTCTCGCAGCAAATAATGATTCAAATTCTCCATCAGTCAAGAAAAAACACGAGTTAGAACGTATAGCACAAGCATCAAGATAA
- the alaS gene encoding alanine--tRNA ligase — protein sequence MDKNQILKEFSSDPDKYYNVKLFQEQGFVRKSCSKCGRFFWTLDSNRTLCPDDGTDTYSFIGEPPTTKRFDYTQAWKQVEEFFVKNNHTSVSRYPVVCRWRDDLYFTIASIVDFQRIMGSKVVFEFPANPLVVPQTCLRFKDLENVGVTGRHFSSFCMIGQHSVPNNQGYWKDECVDLDYRLLTDQFGIKKEEVVFVEDVWAGGGSFGPSLEYFVRGLELGNAVFTEFQGELGQHTTLDQRVIDMGAGLERFAWITMGTPTAYDCCFGPINEKLFNKIGIDSDSEILRKYFTEIAKEIDNYDDLNEVRRLAIKNAGITDSQLTKMITPMEGMYLIADHLRTLIFAITDGALPSNVGGGYNLRMMLRRINATVSKLNLKLDIDDLIDTHIDYLKDTYPELNEKREDVKQILKIESARYEESKVHMKKKAEKIREKGTPTVDELITFYESDGITPEYLKEVDAIAEVPSSFYSKLSDLHQSEKKKAITELPLEKLPETETLFYKDDPMEFEATVIKVFDDQVVLDKTSFYARGGGQEPDHGSIAGFEVVDVDKHADIIVHKLKGGTPNQGDTVQCKVDATRRSNITKNHTSTHIINTSARSVLGSWVWQHSAFKDDDHARLDITHHSSLNDEQVKQIEDAANKMIKDNYPVKIEYFDRGTAEQQYGFRIYQGGVVPVKSVRIVSIEDKDIEACGGTHVKKTGDIELIKITKTKRIQDGVVRLEFVSGPNAFEYVKEQEEESKKKEQQAIEKQQLEKQREENKDKAREKIPVFIEKILAGESLDSEEINNKGKLCFTSSDNYDDYFNQNFGKKLVAKDDTAAFCGIFEAGPTIRVMIFAGEKSGVNAGEIAKEIASILGGSGGGDAKFAQGGGKDTSKKDEAIQKAKSMILG from the coding sequence TTGGATAAAAATCAGATTTTAAAAGAATTCTCCTCAGATCCGGACAAATACTATAATGTCAAATTATTCCAAGAACAAGGATTTGTCAGAAAATCATGTTCTAAATGTGGAAGATTTTTTTGGACTTTAGATTCAAACAGAACACTTTGTCCTGATGATGGTACTGATACATATTCATTCATTGGAGAACCACCAACAACAAAAAGATTTGATTATACACAAGCTTGGAAACAAGTTGAAGAATTTTTTGTAAAAAATAATCATACTTCAGTTAGTAGATATCCAGTTGTATGCAGATGGCGTGATGACTTGTACTTTACAATTGCATCAATTGTTGACTTTCAAAGAATTATGGGTTCAAAAGTTGTTTTTGAATTTCCTGCAAACCCACTAGTTGTTCCACAAACATGTCTGAGATTCAAAGATTTAGAAAATGTAGGAGTGACTGGAAGACATTTTTCAAGCTTTTGTATGATTGGACAACACAGTGTTCCAAACAACCAAGGGTATTGGAAAGATGAATGTGTTGATTTGGATTACAGATTACTAACTGATCAATTTGGAATTAAAAAAGAGGAAGTAGTTTTTGTAGAAGATGTTTGGGCCGGTGGCGGTTCTTTTGGTCCATCACTAGAATATTTTGTTAGAGGGTTAGAATTAGGAAATGCAGTATTTACAGAGTTCCAAGGAGAACTAGGACAACATACAACATTAGACCAAAGGGTAATTGATATGGGTGCAGGGCTAGAGAGATTTGCATGGATTACAATGGGTACACCGACAGCCTACGATTGCTGTTTTGGACCAATTAATGAGAAATTATTTAATAAAATTGGAATAGATTCAGATTCAGAAATTCTACGAAAGTACTTTACAGAAATTGCAAAAGAGATTGATAACTATGATGACCTTAATGAAGTAAGACGACTTGCAATTAAAAATGCAGGAATTACAGATTCACAATTAACAAAAATGATCACACCAATGGAAGGAATGTATCTAATTGCCGACCATTTACGTACATTGATTTTTGCAATTACAGATGGTGCACTTCCAAGTAATGTTGGTGGAGGATATAATCTCAGAATGATGTTGCGAAGAATTAATGCAACAGTAAGTAAACTAAATCTCAAATTAGACATCGATGACTTGATTGATACACATATTGATTATCTAAAAGATACCTATCCTGAACTAAACGAAAAAAGAGAAGATGTTAAACAAATTCTCAAGATAGAATCTGCCAGATATGAAGAATCAAAAGTACACATGAAGAAAAAAGCAGAGAAAATTCGTGAAAAAGGCACTCCAACAGTTGATGAGCTCATTACATTTTACGAATCAGACGGAATCACTCCAGAATATCTCAAAGAAGTTGACGCAATTGCAGAAGTTCCATCATCATTTTACTCTAAATTATCAGATTTACACCAATCAGAAAAGAAAAAAGCAATTACTGAATTACCATTAGAGAAACTTCCAGAAACGGAGACTCTATTTTACAAAGATGACCCCATGGAATTTGAGGCTACAGTAATCAAAGTATTTGATGATCAAGTGGTATTAGACAAAACATCATTTTATGCCAGAGGTGGAGGTCAGGAACCAGATCATGGAAGTATTGCAGGATTTGAAGTAGTTGATGTAGATAAACATGCAGACATTATTGTTCATAAATTAAAAGGTGGAACTCCAAATCAAGGAGACACAGTTCAGTGTAAAGTGGATGCAACAAGACGTTCAAACATTACTAAAAACCATACTAGTACTCACATCATCAATACATCAGCTCGAAGTGTCTTAGGATCATGGGTTTGGCAACACTCTGCATTCAAAGATGATGATCATGCAAGATTAGACATTACACATCATTCATCATTAAATGACGAACAAGTAAAACAAATTGAAGATGCAGCAAATAAAATGATTAAAGATAACTATCCTGTCAAAATAGAATACTTTGATAGAGGTACTGCAGAGCAACAATATGGATTTAGAATTTATCAAGGTGGAGTAGTTCCAGTAAAATCTGTAAGAATCGTATCAATTGAAGATAAAGACATTGAAGCTTGTGGTGGAACCCATGTAAAGAAAACTGGAGATATTGAATTAATCAAAATTACAAAGACAAAAAGAATTCAAGATGGAGTTGTTCGTTTAGAATTTGTTTCAGGACCAAATGCATTTGAATATGTCAAAGAGCAAGAAGAAGAGTCAAAGAAAAAAGAACAACAAGCAATTGAAAAACAACAATTAGAAAAACAAAGAGAAGAAAACAAAGACAAAGCAAGAGAGAAAATCCCAGTATTCATAGAAAAAATTCTAGCAGGAGAATCATTAGACTCTGAAGAAATTAACAACAAAGGAAAACTTTGCTTTACATCAAGTGACAATTATGATGATTATTTCAATCAAAACTTTGGAAAGAAGTTAGTTGCTAAAGACGATACTGCAGCATTTTGTGGAATTTTTGAAGCAGGTCCAACTATACGAGTAATGATATTTGCAGGTGAGAAATCAGGCGTAAATGCAGGTGAAATTGCCAAAGAAATAGCCTCAATTTTAGGAGGTTCTGGAGGCGGCGATGCCAAATTTGCTCAAGGTGGAGGTAAAGACACATCTAAAAAAGACGAGGCAATACAAAAAGCAAAATCAATGATTTTAGGATAA